Proteins encoded together in one Anaerococcus murdochii window:
- the asnA gene encoding aspartate--ammonia ligase — protein MKLVIPEAYKSNEDLYRTQVLIKEIKDYFQINLANNLNLKRVSAPLFVSKKSGLNDNLNGVEKPVSFNLPEADNEEMEIVHSLAKWKRYALMEYKFKVHEGLYTDMNAIRACEEPDNTHSFYVDQWDWEKIIDKDDRNETYLKQTVETIYRTMKSLDEYLCGLIPTRSKLLKDQIRFITSQELLDMYPDKDAKERERLAVKEFGSIFLLQIGDLLSNGEKHDGRAPDYDDWLLNGDIIVYNPVLDDALELSSMGIRVDSFRLNEQLKQSGNLDRLKYDYHRMLLDDKLPQTIGGGIGQSRLCMFFLQKAHIGEVQVSYWPDDQRRTLANKGIQLL, from the coding sequence ATGAAATTAGTAATACCAGAAGCTTACAAGTCAAATGAGGACCTTTACAGGACTCAGGTTTTAATAAAGGAAATAAAAGATTATTTTCAAATCAACCTTGCCAACAATTTAAATTTAAAAAGGGTATCTGCACCTCTTTTTGTATCAAAAAAATCAGGTCTTAACGACAACCTAAATGGCGTGGAGAAACCTGTTTCCTTCAATCTCCCAGAGGCTGATAATGAAGAAATGGAGATTGTCCATTCCTTAGCCAAGTGGAAGAGATATGCCCTTATGGAATATAAATTCAAAGTCCATGAAGGTTTATATACAGATATGAATGCCATCAGAGCTTGCGAAGAGCCTGACAATACTCATTCATTTTATGTAGACCAATGGGATTGGGAAAAAATAATCGATAAGGACGATAGAAACGAAACCTACCTTAAACAAACTGTAGAAACAATCTACAGAACAATGAAAAGTCTTGATGAATATCTTTGCGGACTTATACCTACAAGGAGTAAACTCTTAAAAGATCAAATTAGGTTTATTACCAGTCAAGAACTCCTTGATATGTATCCAGATAAGGATGCCAAGGAAAGAGAAAGACTTGCAGTAAAAGAATTTGGTTCAATATTCTTATTACAAATTGGCGACCTCTTATCAAATGGTGAAAAACACGATGGCAGAGCTCCAGACTATGATGACTGGCTTTTAAATGGTGATATAATCGTCTACAATCCAGTCCTTGATGATGCCCTAGAGCTTTCCTCAATGGGTATCAGAGTCGATAGCTTTAGGTTAAATGAGCAATTAAAGCAATCTGGCAACCTTGATAGACTAAAATACGACTACCACAGGATGCTCCTTGACGATAAGCTCCCACAAACCATAGGTGGTGGTATAGGCCAATCAAGACTTTGTATGTTCTTTTTACAAAAAGCCCACATCGGTGA
- a CDS encoding uracil-xanthine permease family protein: MESKFKELFQFEGKVSFKEAFPLALQHVIAMIAGCVAPALIFADAAGLSHADSIILVQMALIGSALTSFLMLYPIGILGSKLPMIYGVAFPYVPTMIALCGQFESAGPAGIVAVVLGSQLIGAIVSIVFGLALKYITPFFPPLVSGTVVLAIGLTLYPVAITNMGGAGSVMAPGWGAWQYWLVGIITLLVNVGLNHFGKGITKLASVLFAMVVGYIIAFFFDMVDLSPVREAGWLSVAAPLHFGIKFEPSAIISFVIIFMVTCIEGIGDMSSTTIGGMDRNPTDDELRGGIVGFGVANVIGAFIGCLPTATFSQNVGIVSVNKVINRRVFFQAGLIILVAGFMPKISSLLTTIPAPVVGGATLSVFAAITMNGIRMITEQPLTVRNTSIVGIAIAIGFGFTTIVTTAESAGITFMPEALKNAIGVSPVVLAALTSILMNVMIPETDADKRQETVLDEVIAD, from the coding sequence ATGGAAAGTAAATTTAAAGAATTGTTTCAATTTGAAGGCAAAGTTTCTTTCAAAGAAGCCTTCCCACTTGCACTTCAACACGTAATCGCTATGATTGCCGGTTGTGTAGCTCCAGCTTTGATCTTTGCTGATGCAGCAGGCCTTAGCCACGCTGATAGCATTATCCTTGTCCAGATGGCCCTTATAGGCTCAGCCCTTACTTCATTTTTGATGCTTTACCCAATTGGAATTTTGGGTAGTAAATTACCTATGATTTATGGTGTAGCCTTCCCATATGTGCCAACCATGATTGCCCTTTGTGGTCAATTTGAATCAGCAGGTCCTGCTGGAATTGTGGCCGTAGTTTTAGGAAGTCAATTAATAGGAGCTATTGTTTCTATAGTATTTGGCCTTGCCCTTAAATACATAACACCATTTTTCCCACCACTTGTATCAGGAACTGTAGTTTTGGCTATAGGCCTTACCCTATATCCAGTTGCTATTACAAATATGGGTGGAGCAGGATCAGTTATGGCCCCAGGTTGGGGAGCATGGCAATATTGGCTTGTAGGTATAATCACCCTTCTTGTAAATGTTGGTCTTAACCATTTTGGCAAGGGCATTACCAAACTTGCTTCAGTATTATTTGCCATGGTTGTTGGCTATATCATAGCATTTTTCTTTGATATGGTAGACCTATCACCAGTTAGGGAAGCAGGTTGGTTATCAGTAGCAGCTCCACTTCACTTTGGCATAAAATTTGAACCATCAGCCATAATTTCCTTTGTAATCATCTTTATGGTTACATGTATAGAAGGAATTGGCGATATGTCATCAACCACCATCGGTGGTATGGATAGAAACCCTACAGACGATGAGCTCAGGGGAGGAATTGTAGGTTTTGGTGTGGCAAATGTTATAGGTGCCTTTATAGGATGTCTTCCAACAGCTACATTCTCACAAAACGTTGGCATCGTATCAGTAAATAAGGTTATTAATAGGAGAGTGTTTTTCCAAGCAGGTTTGATTATTCTAGTGGCAGGCTTTATGCCAAAAATATCTTCATTACTAACAACCATCCCAGCACCTGTAGTAGGTGGTGCAACCCTTTCAGTATTTGCAGCGATCACTATGAACGGAATTAGGATGATAACTGAACAGCCACTCACAGTGAGAAATACTTCTATAGTAGGAATCGCCATTGCTATTGGTTTTGGTTTTACAACTATAGTTACAACTGCTGAATCTGCAGGCATAACTTTTATGCCAGAAGCTCTTAAAAACGCAATCGGTGTATCGCCAGTAGTCCTTGCTGCCCTCACATCAATTTTGATGAATGTAATGATTCCAGAAACAGATGCCGATAAGAGACAAGAAACAGTCCTTGATGAAGTAATAGCTGATTAA
- a CDS encoding phosphate signaling complex PhoU family protein, producing the protein MRTRFNSDLGSIKDMSKEVSQLILISYDRIDLYLDNKNDENLDHVIELYDDIRRGAAGIERFCFELLALQQPVAKDLRLLQMEIKLASTFKRIASHLNSVAEILKSYGLSEKEIVFLKKFIENEKNMLEDGIEAFMTNNKDLALTTIEKDQINNDLFIDAINFAADENKNDMIGPVELSNKILLFKYFERLGDRLARVADLATRL; encoded by the coding sequence ATGAGAACTAGGTTTAATAGTGATTTGGGATCAATCAAGGATATGAGTAAGGAAGTAAGCCAATTAATCCTTATTTCCTATGACAGGATTGACCTATATCTTGATAATAAAAACGATGAAAATTTGGACCATGTCATAGAACTCTATGACGATATAAGAAGGGGAGCAGCAGGAATAGAGAGGTTTTGCTTTGAGCTTTTGGCCCTCCAACAACCAGTAGCCAAAGACTTAAGATTATTGCAAATGGAAATAAAACTTGCCTCAACTTTCAAGAGAATAGCAAGCCACTTAAATTCCGTAGCAGAGATTTTAAAATCCTATGGTCTTTCTGAAAAAGAAATAGTTTTTCTTAAAAAATTTATCGAAAATGAAAAAAATATGCTAGAAGATGGTATAGAGGCCTTTATGACCAACAATAAGGACTTAGCCCTTACCACAATAGAAAAAGACCAAATAAATAACGACTTATTTATAGATGCCATTAACTTTGCGGCAGATGAAAATAAAAATGATATGATAGGTCCAGTAGAATTATCGAATAAAATTTTACTTTTTAAATATTTTGAAAGGCTTGGCGACAGACTCGCCAGGGTAGCAGACTTAGCAACGAGGTTATAA
- the pstC gene encoding phosphate ABC transporter permease subunit PstC, which yields MGKIREKVGEIIFLLSAVMSVFLILLIIFFIFSEGVKFVNEYGLLKFVTGKVWKPTAGNPRFGIYPMIIGSLIVTSLSTLIALPFGLAISIFMAYYAKKSYKGLKALMNLMAAIPSVVYGFFAMMVLVPLVKDIFHVKSGMNMLTASILLAFMILPTMVNISENSLRQVPKTFMTGSLALGATKEETIRKILVPYARSGIFSSIILAIGRAIGETMAVYLVIGNQPVMPSSILKGARTLTTNIVLEMGYASGTHRQALIATGMVLFVFILIINIGFNIIRSKTEERL from the coding sequence ATGGGAAAGATAAGAGAAAAAGTTGGCGAAATAATTTTTCTCTTGTCTGCAGTAATGTCCGTATTTCTGATACTACTTATAATCTTCTTCATATTTTCTGAAGGTGTAAAGTTTGTAAATGAATACGGACTTTTAAAATTCGTAACCGGCAAGGTTTGGAAACCAACTGCAGGCAATCCGAGATTTGGAATATATCCAATGATCATAGGATCTTTAATAGTAACCAGCTTATCAACATTAATAGCACTTCCATTTGGCCTTGCAATTTCAATATTTATGGCCTACTATGCAAAAAAATCCTACAAAGGCCTTAAAGCTCTGATGAACCTTATGGCAGCAATTCCATCAGTTGTATATGGCTTTTTTGCAATGATGGTCCTTGTGCCCCTAGTAAAAGATATTTTTCATGTAAAATCAGGTATGAATATGCTAACAGCTTCAATCCTCCTAGCCTTTATGATTTTGCCAACCATGGTAAATATTTCTGAAAACTCCTTAAGGCAAGTCCCTAAGACCTTCATGACAGGGTCTCTCGCCCTTGGGGCAACAAAGGAAGAAACTATCAGGAAAATCCTAGTGCCTTATGCCAGATCTGGTATATTTTCATCAATAATCCTTGCCATAGGTAGGGCCATAGGCGAGACCATGGCAGTTTATCTTGTAATAGGTAACCAACCAGTCATGCCATCTTCAATTTTAAAAGGTGCAAGGACCCTAACTACTAATATCGTCCTAGAAATGGGATATGCATCAGGTACCCATAGACAAGCCCTAATTGCTACAGGCATGGTTTTATTTGTCTTTATCCTAATAATAAATATTGGATTTAATATTATAAGATCTAAAACCGAAGAAAGATTATAG
- a CDS encoding sensor histidine kinase, which produces MKKLTKKSLIITTTIATSLAVVVGFYTSEYKLCLLFWAFVMVLLVSSHLYIDKRLDTYAKEISKFDKYYDFDHIGEDFEDVGKIYGKLLNKNIKLEKNISILKRQIKELKNITSNMEEGFIVFDPKGGVELMNDSAKVFLNKDEKVRLDKLIDDKEYRLALREARILSRSKSLALDVNSYHLKIFIDPIYDDGNMGFVVIIIDYSETRKAELMRREFSANVTHELKSPLTSINGYAELIATGIAKEADVKKFAKIIFDEGNRLLEIIDDILRLSKLDEKGLDIAKSYLDIKEEMDIIIDKFRQNSDKKNIKVENNLASFRVHTVKSLFVDLLSNIYENAIKYNKEGGSIEISSILIDRSLRIFIKDTGIGIASADIKRVFERFFVVDKSRDRKVKSTGLGLSIAKHIADTLDFKLDIESKLGEGSTFIIEVPIDDYI; this is translated from the coding sequence ATGAAAAAGCTAACTAAAAAATCATTGATTATTACAACAACCATAGCGACAAGTCTTGCTGTGGTTGTTGGTTTTTATACAAGTGAATATAAACTTTGCCTTTTATTTTGGGCGTTTGTAATGGTTTTGTTGGTATCTTCTCACCTTTATATCGACAAAAGATTAGATACCTATGCCAAAGAGATTTCAAAATTTGATAAATACTACGACTTTGACCACATTGGCGAAGATTTTGAAGATGTAGGCAAGATTTACGGCAAGCTCCTTAACAAAAATATCAAACTTGAGAAAAATATTTCTATCCTCAAAAGGCAAATCAAAGAGCTAAAAAATATCACTTCCAATATGGAAGAAGGCTTTATAGTTTTTGATCCAAAGGGCGGGGTAGAACTCATGAATGATTCTGCCAAGGTTTTTCTAAATAAAGACGAGAAGGTTAGGCTTGATAAGCTTATTGACGATAAGGAATATAGGCTCGCCCTTAGGGAAGCTAGGATTTTATCAAGGTCAAAAAGCCTGGCTCTTGATGTAAATTCCTACCACCTAAAGATTTTTATCGACCCAATTTATGACGATGGTAATATGGGTTTTGTGGTAATTATCATTGATTATTCTGAAACTAGGAAGGCAGAGCTTATGAGAAGGGAATTTTCTGCCAATGTAACCCACGAACTAAAAAGTCCACTCACATCTATAAATGGCTATGCAGAGCTCATTGCCACTGGCATTGCCAAGGAAGCGGATGTTAAAAAATTCGCCAAGATAATTTTTGATGAGGGAAATAGGCTCCTTGAAATAATTGACGACATCCTAAGATTATCAAAACTTGATGAAAAAGGACTTGATATAGCCAAATCTTATCTTGATATTAAGGAAGAGATGGATATTATTATCGATAAGTTTAGGCAAAATTCAGATAAGAAAAATATAAAAGTCGAAAATAATTTAGCTTCTTTCAGAGTTCACACAGTCAAATCTCTTTTTGTGGACCTTTTATCAAATATTTATGAAAATGCCATAAAATACAACAAGGAAGGCGGATCTATCGAAATTTCTTCGATTCTTATAGATAGGTCGCTTAGGATTTTTATAAAAGATACTGGCATAGGAATTGCAAGTGCTGATATAAAAAGAGTCTTTGAGAGATTTTTTGTTGTTGATAAATCAAGGGACAGGAAGGTAAAATCAACTGGTCTTGGCCTTTCTATTGCAAAACACATAGCCGATACCCTTGACTTTAAATTGGACATCGAAAGTAAGTTAGGAGAGGGTTCTACTTTTATAATAGAAGTACCAATTGATGATTATATATAA
- the pstB gene encoding phosphate ABC transporter ATP-binding protein PstB — MDNIKDKGHLGDDIFKKAQQINKKNKSIIAQRNVEDKGTAILVKDLDLWYGDFKALKKINMDIKKGKVTAFIGPSGCGKSTTLKCFNRMNDLVDSCKIEGLIEIEGADIYKKDVDVVSLRRNVGMVFQAPNPFSKSVYDNITYGPKLSGIRDKDTLDGIVENSLKAAAIWDEVKDKLDQNALSFSGGQQQRICIARTLSVNPEIILMDEPTSALDPISTSAIEDLMDQLKEKYTIVIVTHNMQQAARISDETAFFLTGEVIEMDQTKKIFEDPADKRTEDYITGRFG, encoded by the coding sequence ATGGATAATATAAAAGATAAGGGACATTTAGGAGACGACATCTTCAAAAAGGCCCAGCAAATAAATAAGAAAAATAAATCAATAATTGCCCAAAGAAATGTAGAAGATAAGGGTACTGCCATTCTTGTCAAAGACTTAGACCTATGGTATGGAGATTTCAAGGCCCTTAAGAAAATAAATATGGATATCAAAAAGGGCAAGGTTACTGCCTTCATAGGACCTTCAGGTTGTGGTAAATCTACAACTCTTAAGTGTTTTAATAGGATGAATGACCTTGTTGATTCGTGTAAAATAGAAGGTTTAATAGAAATAGAAGGAGCTGACATTTATAAAAAAGACGTGGATGTCGTAAGTCTACGTAGGAATGTCGGCATGGTCTTTCAAGCACCAAACCCTTTCTCTAAGTCAGTTTATGACAATATAACCTATGGGCCAAAGCTTTCCGGTATCAGGGATAAGGACACCCTAGATGGGATTGTAGAAAATTCTCTAAAGGCTGCTGCAATTTGGGATGAAGTCAAGGACAAACTCGACCAAAACGCCTTGTCATTTTCCGGTGGCCAGCAACAAAGGATTTGTATAGCGAGAACCCTTTCAGTAAACCCTGAAATAATCCTAATGGACGAGCCTACAAGTGCCCTTGACCCTATATCTACATCTGCCATAGAGGATTTGATGGATCAATTAAAGGAAAAATACACCATTGTAATTGTAACCCACAATATGCAACAGGCAGCGAGGATTTCAGACGAAACAGCCTTCTTCCTTACAGGAGAGGTAATAGAGATGGATCAAACCAAAAAGATTTTTGAAGATCCAGCTGATAAGAGGACTGAAGATTACATTACAGGAAGGTTTGGATAA
- the pstA gene encoding phosphate ABC transporter permease PstA — protein sequence MSKFYKGLIMVLTLLGYAMAGIIIAYILIKGIPNISPSLFEMKYTTENVSLMPALITTLITIVLTLIIALPVGIFTAIYLSNYAKNKFLIKSVRFSTEILSSIPSIVYGLFGYLFFVSGTGYGLGMKYSLLAGCLTVAIMVLPTIIRTTEEAILTVNPLQAHASLALGATKIQTIFKVIIPDAMDGILGGIFLSTGRIVGESAALIFTMGSNTDIPKGLFKSARTMAVHMYVLSSEGFHVNEAYATAVLLLVFVVLINFVSAKISKKIVKA from the coding sequence ATGAGTAAATTTTATAAGGGGCTAATAATGGTTCTAACCCTCCTTGGCTATGCTATGGCGGGGATTATTATCGCCTATATTTTAATCAAGGGCATACCAAATATTAGCCCATCCTTATTTGAAATGAAATATACTACAGAAAATGTTTCCCTCATGCCTGCTCTTATAACAACCTTGATAACCATAGTTTTAACCTTGATAATTGCCCTTCCTGTAGGAATTTTTACTGCAATTTATCTTTCTAACTATGCGAAAAATAAGTTTCTTATAAAGTCCGTTAGGTTTTCAACTGAAATCCTATCATCAATTCCCTCTATTGTTTACGGTCTATTTGGTTACTTGTTTTTTGTATCAGGGACAGGCTATGGCCTTGGTATGAAGTATTCCCTCCTAGCAGGATGTTTGACAGTGGCAATCATGGTCCTTCCAACCATAATAAGGACAACTGAGGAGGCGATTTTGACAGTTAACCCTCTACAAGCCCACGCCTCCCTTGCCCTTGGTGCCACAAAGATTCAAACGATTTTTAAGGTCATAATCCCTGATGCCATGGACGGGATTCTTGGAGGAATATTCTTATCAACAGGCAGGATTGTTGGCGAATCAGCCGCCCTAATTTTCACCATGGGGTCAAACACTGATATACCAAAAGGCTTATTTAAGTCTGCAAGGACAATGGCAGTTCACATGTACGTCCTTTCGTCAGAAGGTTTCCACGTTAATGAAGCCTACGCTACAGCAGTCCTCCTCCTAGTCTTTGTTGTTTTGATAAATTTTGTGTCAGCAAAGATTAGTAAAAAAATTGTAAAAGCTTAG
- a CDS encoding response regulator transcription factor has product MIYVVEDDRSIRNLVSYALTEKGYQVKTFEDGRSIVKEIRENPCELLLLDLMLPGKDGVTILKDLREFSDIPVIILTAKTDEFDKVLGLESGADDYITKPFSILELLSRVKAILRRVSKVDADHLTYKNLSINTKKRTVKVDGEKIDLTYKEFEMLNLFMANLGNVITREDFLLKIWGYDYQGETRTVDVHIASLRSKLKEAGSYISTVRNLGYKFGEI; this is encoded by the coding sequence ATGATTTATGTAGTTGAAGATGATAGGTCAATTAGAAATTTAGTATCCTATGCACTCACAGAAAAAGGCTATCAAGTAAAGACTTTTGAGGATGGTAGGTCAATAGTAAAGGAAATTAGGGAAAATCCCTGCGAACTTTTACTCTTAGACCTCATGCTTCCAGGCAAAGACGGAGTTACAATCCTAAAAGACCTTAGGGAATTTTCTGATATTCCTGTTATAATTCTTACAGCAAAAACTGATGAATTTGACAAGGTTTTGGGCCTTGAAAGTGGGGCTGATGATTATATAACTAAACCATTTTCTATCCTTGAACTCTTATCAAGGGTCAAGGCTATCTTGCGCCGAGTAAGCAAGGTTGATGCCGATCATCTTACCTACAAAAACCTAAGTATTAATACCAAAAAACGAACAGTCAAGGTTGATGGAGAAAAAATCGACCTTACTTACAAAGAATTTGAAATGCTAAACTTATTTATGGCTAACCTTGGCAATGTCATAACCAGGGAAGATTTCCTCCTAAAAATCTGGGGTTATGACTACCAGGGCGAAACCAGGACAGTTGACGTTCACATAGCAAGCCTAAGATCAAAGCTTAAAGAAGCTGGTTCTTACATTTCAACAGTAAGAAACCTAGGTTATAAATTTGGAGAGATATGA
- a CDS encoding substrate-binding domain-containing protein, translated as MKITNKKILAATLSLGLILSGCGKDQKAEEKPAETETTETAEAPAEKEASTETANQEDYDFTVVSREEGSGTRGAFIELVGLEEEVDGSKEDMTTQEAIVQNSTNAVMQTVSQDAEAIGYISLGSLNDTVKAVKIEGVEATEENIVNGAYKISRPFNLAFKEAEINDLAKDFLKFCLSEEAQVLTLEEGYVPLKDTEKYEPAKLSGTLTVAGSTSVTPLMQKMAEKYQELNPDAKIEIQSTGSSAGIEAVIDGAADIAMASRELKDEEKDKLAVEVIATDGIAVVVNPASKVEDLTMDQLKQIFKGELKSTSELGK; from the coding sequence ATGAAAATTACAAATAAGAAGATACTAGCAGCAACACTTTCACTTGGACTTATCCTTTCTGGATGTGGCAAAGATCAAAAGGCTGAAGAAAAACCAGCTGAAACAGAAACAACTGAAACAGCAGAAGCACCAGCAGAAAAAGAGGCATCAACTGAAACAGCAAATCAAGAAGATTATGATTTCACAGTTGTATCTAGAGAAGAAGGTTCAGGTACAAGAGGTGCTTTTATAGAACTTGTTGGACTTGAAGAAGAAGTTGATGGCTCTAAGGAAGATATGACAACCCAAGAAGCCATCGTACAAAACTCAACCAACGCTGTTATGCAAACAGTAAGCCAAGATGCTGAAGCTATAGGCTATATTTCCCTAGGATCCCTAAATGATACTGTAAAAGCAGTAAAAATCGAAGGCGTGGAAGCCACCGAAGAAAATATAGTAAATGGCGCTTACAAAATTTCTCGCCCATTTAACCTAGCTTTCAAAGAAGCTGAAATAAATGACCTAGCCAAAGACTTTTTAAAATTCTGCTTATCAGAAGAAGCCCAAGTCCTCACCTTAGAAGAAGGCTATGTTCCACTAAAGGATACAGAGAAATATGAACCAGCTAAACTTTCTGGTACCCTCACAGTAGCTGGTTCTACATCTGTAACCCCACTTATGCAAAAAATGGCAGAAAAATACCAGGAACTTAACCCAGATGCCAAGATTGAAATCCAATCAACAGGTTCTTCTGCTGGTATAGAAGCAGTAATCGACGGAGCAGCAGATATAGCTATGGCCTCAAGAGAATTAAAAGATGAAGAAAAAGACAAACTTGCTGTAGAAGTAATAGCAACTGACGGTATCGCAGTAGTTGTAAATCCAGCAAGCAAGGTAGAAGACCTAACAATGGACCAACTTAAACAAATCTTTAAGGGCGAGCTAAAAAGTACAAGCGAACTAGGAAAGTAA